Proteins co-encoded in one Rattus rattus isolate New Zealand chromosome 5, Rrattus_CSIRO_v1, whole genome shotgun sequence genomic window:
- the LOC116901889 gene encoding sodium/nucleoside cotransporter 2, whose protein sequence is MEKSEGRKSASQDTSENGMENPGLELMEVGNLEQGKTLEEVTQGHSLEDGLGHSSLWRRILQPFTKARSFYQRHAALFKKILLGLLCLAYAAYLLAACILNFRRALALFVITCLVIFILACHFLKKFFAKKSIRCLKPLKNTRLRRWLKRVFMGAAVVALILWLALDTAQRPEQLISFAGICMFILILFACSKHHSEVCWRTVFWGLGLQFVFGILVIRTEPGFNAFQWLGDQIQTFLAYTVEGSSFVFGDTLVQSVFAFQSLPIIIFFGCVMSILYYLGLVQWVIQKIAWFLQITMGTTAAETLAVAGNIFVGMTEAPLLIRPYLADMTLSEIHAVMTGGFATIAGTVLGAFISFGIDASSLISASVMAAPCALALSKLVYPEVEESKFKSKEGVKLPRGEERNILEAASNGATDAISLVANVAANLIAFLAVLAFINSTLSWLGEMVDIHGLTFQVICSYVLRPMVFMMGVQWADCPLVAEIVGVKFFINEFVAYQQLSQYKNKRLSGVEEWINGEKQWISVKAEIIATFSLCGFANLTSIGITLGGLASMMPQRKSDLCKLVVRALFTGACVSFISACMAGILYVPRGAETDCVSFLNTNFSNRTYETYVCCRELFQSTLLNGTNMPSFSGPWQDKESSLRNLANCCDLYTSTVCA, encoded by the exons GAGGATTCTTCAGCCCTTCACCAAGGCCAGAAGTTTCTATCAAAGACATGCTGCTTTATTCAAAAAGATCCTGCTTGGTCTCTTGTGTTTAG CCTATGCTGCCTACCTCCTGGCAGCTTGCATCCTGAACTTCCGGAGGGCACTGGCCTTGTTTGTCATCACCTGCCTTGTCATCTTCATCCTGGCTTGCCACTTTCTGAAAAAATTCTTTGCTAAAAAGTCAATAAGATGCTTGAAGCCCTTGAAAAACACCCGCCTGAGACGTTGGCTTAAGAG GGTGTTCATGGGAGCCGCTGTTGTTGCCCTGATTCTCTGGCTGGCTCTGGACACAGCTCAAAGGCCAGAGCAGCTGATCTCCTTTGCGGGAATCTGCATGTTCATCCTCATCCTCTTTGCCTGCTCCAAACACCACAGTGAG GTGTGCTGGAGGACGGTGTTTTGGGGCCTGGGCCTTCAGTTCGTCTTTGGGATTTTGGTCATCAGAACTGAACCTGGATTTAATGCATTTCAATGGCTGGGAGATCAGATCCAG ACTTTCCTGGCATATACTGTAGAAGGatccagttttgtttttggtgaCACACTGGTCCAAAGTGTTTTTGCTTTTCAG TCTCTCCCAATCATTATTTTCTTCGGATGTGTGATGTCTATTCTCTACTACCTGGGCCTTGTGCAGTGGGTGATCCAGAAG ATTGCCTGGTTCCTGCAAATCACCATGGGTACCACAGCTGCAGAGACCCTGGCTGTGGCAGGAAACATCTTTGTGGGAATG acAGAGGCACCTCTGCTCATCCGTCCCTACCTTGCAGACATGACCCTCTCTGAAATCCATGCAGTGATGACTGGAGGCTTTGCTACTATAGCAGGCACAGTGTTGGGAGCCTTCATATCCTTTGGG ATTGATGCATCATCCTTGATTTCTGCCTCAGTGATGGCTGCCCCTTGTGCACTTGCCTTGTCCAAACTGGTATATCCAGAAGTAGAAGAGTCCAAGTTCAAGAGCAAGGAGGGAGTGAAGCTGCCTCGAGG ggaagagaggaataTTCTGGAAGCCGCGAGCAATGGAGCCACAGATGCCATAAGCCTTGTTGCTAATGTTGCAGCCAACCTGATTGCCTTTCTGGCTGTATTGGCCTTCATCAATTCTACCCTTTCCTGGCTGGGGGAAATGGTGGATATCCATGGACTCACTTTCCAG gTCATCTGCTCCTATGTCCTAAGGCCAATGGTTTTCATGATGGGTGTACAGTGGGCAGACTGCCCATTGGTGGCTGAGATAGTAGGAGTCAAATTCTTCATAAATGAATTTGTGGCCTATCAACAACTGTCTCAGTACAAGAACAAACGTCTCTCTGGAGTCGAAGAGTGGATCAATGGCGAGAAACAGTGGATTTCT GTGAAGGCTGAAATCATTGCAACATTTTCTCTCTGTGGATTTGCCAATCTTACCTCCATAGGAATCACACTGGGAGGCTT AGCATCCATGATGCCCCAACGGAAGAGTGACTTGTGCAAACTTGTGGTCAGGGCCCTCTTCACAGGTGCCTGTGTTTCCTTCATCAGTGCCTGTATGGCAG GAATCCTCTATGTTCCCAGAGGTGCTGAAACTGACTGTGTCTCATTCTTAAACACAAATTTTAGCAACAGAACCTATGAGACATATGTGTGCTGCagagagctcttccagag TACTTTGCTGAATGGCACCAACATGCCTTCTTTCTCAGGCCCTTGGCAAGACAAGGAGTCCAGCCTCAGGAATCTTGCTAACTGCTGTGACCTCTATACCAGCACTGTGTGTGCCTGA